A genomic window from Prunus persica cultivar Lovell chromosome G2, Prunus_persica_NCBIv2, whole genome shotgun sequence includes:
- the LOC18787477 gene encoding NAC domain-containing protein 60 produces MGSGGGTTDERVSVPMGLLPGIKFSPTDKELLSFYLKKKIAGEDSEFSNIMPEINLREHEPRDLPTEFFFSEPDYMSPNGDSCYRTTNRGFYKSTGKPRGIEDELSKAVIGEKRYMPFYEGRAPEHKLTEYVLHQFSLTKTELAKLAPNREFVLNHLTIKKGSTKARNPKPNYKKRKYDSNCDKLAERGIPGYIASNYKDDQAAAAANMIPEPEEHLAVEDVLLGSENRNECAESESANGSRLINNNDSSTLAVGSPGGCFPSGYGNVAANDPFREVSFQPEGNLISPFHPSSLRDIPLRSPVHTGLLEDVVCVNNSILIGMQ; encoded by the exons ATGGGCAGCGGCGGCGGCACAACAGATGAAAGGGTTTCAGTGCCGATGGGCCTATTACCCGGAATTAAATTCTCTCCCACCGACAAGGAACTGCTTTCCTTttacttgaagaagaaaatagcaGGCGAGGACTCAGAATTCAGCAACATCATGCCTGAAATCAATTTGAGAGAGCACGAGCCTCGTGATCTGCCAACTG AGTTCTTCTTCAGCGAACCTGATTACATGTCCCCCAACGGCGATAGTTGCTACAGGACCACGAATCGGGGCTTTTATAAAAGCACAGGCAAGCCTCGTGGGATCGAGGATGAACTATCCAAAGCTGTGATTGGCGAGAAGAGATATATGCCTTTCTACGAAGGTCGTGCGCCCGAACACAAGCTGACCGAGTACGTCCTGCATCAGTTTTCTCTCACCAAAACTGAACTCGCCAAACTGGCTCCTAATCGGGAGTTTGTTCTAAACCACCTAACAATTAAGAAGGGTTCAACTAAGGCGCGTAACCCTAAACCCAATTATAAGAAGCGGAAGTATGATTCAAACTGCGATAAATTAGCTGAACGTGGTATTCCTGGCTACATCGCCTCCAATTATAAAGATGAtcaagctgctgctgctgctaatATGATTCCAGAGCCTGAAGAGCATCTCGCAGTCGAAGATGTTCTGCTTGGCAGTGAGAATCGAAATGAATGTGCCGAGTCAGAGTCTGCAAATGGTTCTCGTCTTATAAACAATAATGATAGTTCAACCCTTGCTGTTGGTTCACCTGGCGGCTGCTTCCCATCTGGTTATGGTAATGTAGCTGCGAATGATCCTTTTCGTGAG GTTTCCTTTCAGCCAGAAGGAAATCTGATATCACCCTTTCATCCATCTAGCCTACGGGATATTCCTCTGAGGTCACCAGTGCACACAGGACTACTGGAAGATGTTGTGTGTGTCAATAACTCTATCCTTA
- the LOC18785937 gene encoding protein NTM1-like 9 isoform X2: protein MSSISRTTMEEGDSVPVVLPGFRFYPTEEVLVGYYLKKKIEGKASNFSHIIPEIDVCKHEPCDVPAFFEEPDFPDHEMEWFFFSQPDFKYTNSTRCNRATDQGFYKITGKVREIKARRSKAVIGKKRTLTFYEGRAPKAKKTNWIMHEYYLTNTELAQLGPNPNQQKDFVLCRLKNKSANYKKVKADSGGCIASNSEDDQAAATDMISEPLEHLASQEVGDVLNGNGDHDECTESPNGTGLIDNNDISSCDDDEIDTWIFYDFDNQAACDLFQEQYCAEPGENLDSLLPPPQPPQPPLPPLPQDCCSSTQQSPLYTNQGNVPYVYDGDCNRQQSPIGDRNSYLTHKNNMSMNNQIEPVSNITYGVQNRATGESNSEVNNNSTNDFKEPVSNITCNFNNGAPNERISKVREAAEYCIALHLKTESWKHTV from the exons ATGAGCAGCATCAGCAGAACCACAATGGAAGAAGGGGATTCAGTGCCTGTGGTCCTACCTGGGTTCAGATTCTATCCCACTGAAGAGGTGCTGGTGGGCTActacttgaagaagaagatagagGGCAAGGCCTCTAACTTCAGCCACATCATCCCTGAAATCGATGTCTGCAAGCACGAGCCTTGTGATGTTCCTG CGTTCTTTGAAGAGCCAGACTTTCCTGATCATGAGATGGAATGGTTCTTCTTCAGCCAACCTGATTTTAAATACACCAATAGCACTCGCTGTAACAGGGCCACAGATCAGGGCTTTTATAAAATCACAGGCAAGGTTCGTGAGATCAAGGCACGACGATCCAAAGCTGTGATTGGTAAGAAGAGGACCTTGACTTTCTACGAAGGTCGTGCGCCGAAAGCCAAGAAGACCAACTGGATCATGCATGAGTATTATCTCACCAACACTGAACTGGCCCAACTTGGTCCTAATCCCAATCAGCAGAAGGACTTTGTTCTCTGCCGCCTGAAGAATAAGTCGGCTAATTATAAAAAGGTGAAGGCTGATTCTGGTGGCTGCATTGCCTCTAATTCTGAAGATGATCAAGCTGCCGCAACCGATATGATATCAGAGCCATTAGAACATCTGGCATCCCAAGAGGTAGGGGATGTTCTGAATGGTAATGGTGACCATGATGAATGCACCGAGTCTCCAAATGGTACTGGTCTGATAGACAACAATGATATTTCAAgctgtgatgatgatgaaattgaTACCTGGATTTTCTATGATTTTGATAATCAAGCTGCATGTGATCTGTTTCAAGAG CAGTATTGTGCTGAGCCAGGAGAAAATCTGGATTCACTCCTTCCTCCACCACAGCCACCTCAGCCACCTCTGCCACCTCTGCCACAGGATTGCTGCTCCTCCACACAGCAGTCACCATTATACACAAATCAGGGAAATGTTCCCTATGTCTATGATGGTGACTGCAATAGGCAGCAATCTCCGATTGGGGATAGGAATTCTTATCTTACACATAAGAATAATATGTCAATGAATAATCAAATTGAACCAGTGAGCAACATTACTTATGGTGTTCAAAATCGAGCTACAGGTGAAAGTAATTCAGAG GTTAATAATAATTCAACCAATGATTTCAAGGAACCAGTTAGCAACATCACTTGTAACTTTAATAATGGTGCTCCAAATGAAAGGATTTCAAAG GTTAGAGAAGCTGCAGAGTATTGCATTGCTCTCCATCTGAAAACCGAGTCCTGGAAGCATACGGTTTGA
- the LOC18785937 gene encoding protein NTM1-like 9 isoform X1 has protein sequence MSSISRTTMEEGDSVPVVLPGFRFYPTEEVLVGYYLKKKIEGKASNFSHIIPEIDVCKHEPCDVPAFFEEPDFPDHEMEWFFFSQPDFKYTNSTRCNRATDQGFYKITGKVREIKARRSKAVIGKKRTLTFYEGRAPKAKKTNWIMHEYYLTNTELAQLGPNPNQQKDFVLCRLKNKSANYKKVKADSGGCIASNSEDDQAAATDMISEPLEHLASQEVGDVLNGNGDHDECTESPNGTGLIDNNDISSCDDDEIDTWIFYDFDNQAACDLFQEQYCAEPGENLDSLLPPPQPPQPPLPPLPQDCCSSTQQSPLYTNQGNVPYVYDGDCNRQQSPIGDRNSYLTHKNNMSMNNQIEPVSNITYGVQNRATGESNSEVNNNSTNDFKEPVSNITCNFNNGAPNERISKACSQPKENLESCFDPFQLQDFMLLSPMNLELGDFEHDNKLYWHAMSCNL, from the exons ATGAGCAGCATCAGCAGAACCACAATGGAAGAAGGGGATTCAGTGCCTGTGGTCCTACCTGGGTTCAGATTCTATCCCACTGAAGAGGTGCTGGTGGGCTActacttgaagaagaagatagagGGCAAGGCCTCTAACTTCAGCCACATCATCCCTGAAATCGATGTCTGCAAGCACGAGCCTTGTGATGTTCCTG CGTTCTTTGAAGAGCCAGACTTTCCTGATCATGAGATGGAATGGTTCTTCTTCAGCCAACCTGATTTTAAATACACCAATAGCACTCGCTGTAACAGGGCCACAGATCAGGGCTTTTATAAAATCACAGGCAAGGTTCGTGAGATCAAGGCACGACGATCCAAAGCTGTGATTGGTAAGAAGAGGACCTTGACTTTCTACGAAGGTCGTGCGCCGAAAGCCAAGAAGACCAACTGGATCATGCATGAGTATTATCTCACCAACACTGAACTGGCCCAACTTGGTCCTAATCCCAATCAGCAGAAGGACTTTGTTCTCTGCCGCCTGAAGAATAAGTCGGCTAATTATAAAAAGGTGAAGGCTGATTCTGGTGGCTGCATTGCCTCTAATTCTGAAGATGATCAAGCTGCCGCAACCGATATGATATCAGAGCCATTAGAACATCTGGCATCCCAAGAGGTAGGGGATGTTCTGAATGGTAATGGTGACCATGATGAATGCACCGAGTCTCCAAATGGTACTGGTCTGATAGACAACAATGATATTTCAAgctgtgatgatgatgaaattgaTACCTGGATTTTCTATGATTTTGATAATCAAGCTGCATGTGATCTGTTTCAAGAG CAGTATTGTGCTGAGCCAGGAGAAAATCTGGATTCACTCCTTCCTCCACCACAGCCACCTCAGCCACCTCTGCCACCTCTGCCACAGGATTGCTGCTCCTCCACACAGCAGTCACCATTATACACAAATCAGGGAAATGTTCCCTATGTCTATGATGGTGACTGCAATAGGCAGCAATCTCCGATTGGGGATAGGAATTCTTATCTTACACATAAGAATAATATGTCAATGAATAATCAAATTGAACCAGTGAGCAACATTACTTATGGTGTTCAAAATCGAGCTACAGGTGAAAGTAATTCAGAG GTTAATAATAATTCAACCAATGATTTCAAGGAACCAGTTAGCAACATCACTTGTAACTTTAATAATGGTGCTCCAAATGAAAGGATTTCAAAG GCTTGTTCTCagccaaaagaaaatctgGAATCATGTTTTGATCCATTTCAGCTACAGGATTTCATGCTGCTGTCACCAATGAACTTGGAACTGGGAGATTTTGAGCATGACAATAAACTTTATTGGCATGCAATGAGTTGTAATCTCTGA